TGGGCGGAATATCCAGCACGGTCACGGTAGCACCGTCACGGGCCAGTACTTCAGCGATCGCCGCACCAATACCGCGAGAACCACCGGTTACCAGAGCCTTCTTGCCAGCCAACGGCTTGTGCCAATCGAATTTGGCTGCCTTGAAACCGGACTCGGTCACGCGCACAACCTGCGCAGAAACATAGGCAGACTTGGGTGACAGGAAGAAGTGCAGGGGAGAAGCCAGCTGGGCTTCAGCGCCTTCATCCACATAGACCAGCTGAACAGTGGCGCCTTTCTTGATTTCCTTGCCCACTGAGCGAGTGAAACCTTCCAGGGCACGCTGGGCAACACGGGTCACGCCAGCCTGTTTTTCCGGAGTGCGACCAATCACGACAACACGGGCGCACTTGTCCAGTTTACGGATCACCGGGTGGAAAAACTCCCACAAGGCTTTCAGCTCGTCAGGGTTCTGGATGCCTGTGGCGTCGAAAACCAGTCCCTTGAACTTGGCATCGTCTTCGCGGGTAGCCGTATAGTTTTCTGCATCCACGCCAGCCTTGCCGGCTTTTTTCTGCAGCTCGGTAGCGGTACTGGTGTTGGCCAGAACGCTGAGTTGAGCTTCCGGAGCACCTTTCAGAGTGGACAGAATGGCATCAATGCCGGTGGAGCCGTTAGCGGCGCCCACCAGTACACGGCCCTTGATAAAAGAGGCCTGACCCGGCTGCCAGCGGTCCAGAATGACCGGAATGGGGAGATTGATTGCGCCAAACAGCGCCTTGCCCATGGGGGAGTTGGCAATCGCCTGATAGGTATCGCTCATGATCCTGTCCTTCGCCATCGAGTGATGAATGTGTCCGGTTAACCTTATGCCAACCAGAGCGGGTTTAAAGGGGTGCCAGAGAAAGAATGCTGAAAATCAGTCTTCTTTCGTAGGGCCAAATTACAGGCCCTGTCGCACACTGGCGCGTATTGAATCACTGCAATGTTGCCGGTGTATTGACCGGCCCCCAAGTTCAAACAGTCGTTTGAGCCAATGAGGCATTGACGTTGGGGAGTAGACTGCGCCCTAAGTAGTGATGAGGAGTCTGTGTACCACTCCTTGTATTCTCAGGCTTTCAGGCTGGTCCACAATCTAGGCGCGCTTTCGAAGACATGCTGGTTGCCTGCCGAGAAAGCGCAACAACGAGTGTGGGCCAGCCTGAAAGCCCCGAAGGGCGAGACCAGAAGCGCGCAGCTGCTGCGCCTAGCCTCTTGGAAAGGACTTTAC
The nucleotide sequence above comes from Alcanivorax sediminis. Encoded proteins:
- a CDS encoding 3-oxoacyl-ACP reductase: MSDTYQAIANSPMGKALFGAINLPIPVILDRWQPGQASFIKGRVLVGAANGSTGIDAILSTLKGAPEAQLSVLANTSTATELQKKAGKAGVDAENYTATREDDAKFKGLVFDATGIQNPDELKALWEFFHPVIRKLDKCARVVVIGRTPEKQAGVTRVAQRALEGFTRSVGKEIKKGATVQLVYVDEGAEAQLASPLHFFLSPKSAYVSAQVVRVTESGFKAAKFDWHKPLAGKKALVTGGSRGIGAAIAEVLARDGATVTVLDIPPMAEDLSKVAAQIGGDTLELDITAPEAPDAIAAKGKEIGGFDVIVHNAGVTRDKMLGNMPEKFWDMVLDINIASQLRINEKLLADGAINKGGSIISISSIAGIAGNLGQTNYGASKAAVIGMIDAFKDEYAEQGITINAVAPGFIETQMTAAIPFTIREAGRRMNAMSQGGQPVDVAETIAFFASPASQGLTGNVVRVCGQMLLGA